Within Cryptosporangium aurantiacum, the genomic segment GAACGGTCAGTCCCAGCTGGTTCCCGCCGGCACCCGGAACGTGGTGTTGATGCGGTTGAAGAAGTTGGTGATCGCGATCATCAACACCAGCGCACCGATCTGCCGCTCGTCGTAGTGTTTCGTGGCCTCCGCCCAGATCTCGTCGGTGACCGCGCCCGGCCGGTCGGCCAGCCGGGTCGCGGCCTCCGCGAGCGCCAGCGCGGCCCGCTCGGCGTCGTCGAAGAGCGGGTTCTCGTACCAGGCGGCCAGCGCGAGCAGCTTCTCGGTGCTGACCCCGGCCTTGGCCGCGCTGGTGGCGCCGGCG encodes:
- a CDS encoding carboxymuconolactone decarboxylase family protein — translated: MTARIQDAATQPDITAGVRQLFKQVYAGGAPHQTLELVHLRASQINGCSACVDAGATSAAKAGVSTEKLLALAAWYENPLFDDAERAALALAEAATRLADRPGAVTDEIWAEATKHYDERQIGALVLMIAITNFFNRINTTFRVPAGTSWD